The Fimbriimonas ginsengisoli Gsoil 348 genome window below encodes:
- a CDS encoding Nif3-like dinuclear metal center hexameric protein, whose translation MATVREVLAVIEKIAPKRHALSFDKIGLQVGNIDGEVRRAVVSMDRSLGAVDFAREREAQLLLTHHPLIFNPISSVDTRSHEGRTIVKLIQQGTSFIAAHTNWDAAIGGINDTLAEMFGLQEVRSFGTTENVKNLKLVFFCPAEAADRIIDAVSAEGAGVIGAYRRCAFRSSGQGDFEAAPDSDPHIGAPGERTTVDEVRVEMVLPEDRATAVARALRKAHPYEGPAFDYLSLAPVPEQPLARIGVMPEPMTLGEFVALTDRVLSTRSLAWGDPAKRIRKVAVVGGAADGDWMAAQRADADVMVTGEVKQHVALEASESGMCILSSGHYATEHPGSAALRDRMANEMPSIEWNLFTPRPGFHGRPM comes from the coding sequence GTGGCTACCGTTAGAGAAGTTCTTGCCGTCATCGAGAAGATCGCCCCAAAGCGACATGCCTTAAGCTTTGACAAGATCGGCCTGCAGGTCGGCAACATCGACGGTGAGGTTCGTCGCGCCGTAGTTTCGATGGACCGATCACTCGGAGCCGTCGATTTCGCGCGCGAACGAGAGGCTCAGCTCCTTCTCACCCACCACCCGCTGATCTTCAACCCGATTTCGTCCGTCGACACTCGCTCCCACGAAGGGCGAACGATCGTGAAGCTCATCCAGCAGGGGACCAGCTTCATTGCCGCCCACACGAATTGGGATGCGGCGATCGGAGGCATCAACGACACCTTGGCGGAGATGTTCGGCCTGCAAGAGGTTCGCTCCTTCGGCACGACGGAAAATGTGAAGAACCTCAAGCTCGTCTTCTTTTGCCCCGCCGAGGCAGCCGATCGGATCATCGATGCCGTCTCCGCCGAAGGAGCCGGCGTAATCGGCGCCTATCGGCGTTGCGCTTTTAGGAGCTCGGGACAAGGCGACTTCGAAGCCGCACCGGATTCCGATCCGCACATCGGAGCGCCCGGGGAGAGAACGACCGTAGACGAGGTGCGGGTGGAGATGGTGCTACCAGAAGATCGCGCGACTGCGGTGGCCCGTGCGTTAAGGAAAGCCCATCCCTACGAGGGGCCGGCCTTCGACTACCTCTCGTTGGCTCCAGTCCCGGAACAACCGTTGGCGCGAATCGGAGTGATGCCAGAGCCGATGACCCTCGGAGAATTCGTAGCGTTGACCGATCGAGTGCTATCCACCCGCTCCCTCGCCTGGGGCGATCCCGCGAAGCGGATACGAAAGGTCGCCGTCGTAGGAGGGGCCGCCGATGGCGACTGGATGGCCGCCCAGCGGGCCGACGCCGACGTCATGGTAACCGGGGAGGTCAAGCAACACGTCGCCCTCGAGGCGAGCGAATCGGGCATGTGCATCCTCTCCAGCGGCCACTACGCCACCGAGCACCCCGGCTCCGCCGCCCTACGCGACCGAATGGCAAACGAGATGCCATCTATCGAATGGAACCTCTTCACTCCCCGCCCGGGATTCCACGGAAGACCGATGTAG
- a CDS encoding DUF1385 domain-containing protein, whose protein sequence is MPQGEYLQYGGQAIVEGVMMRSPRFFCIACRAPNGQIVLQTEAIEKTWIGRQKWLKKPLLRGSLALLDAMALGSRAMKFATHIQIDPAYLPVDESATATPAAAPAAQGPSKKVQDITVASTMVVAIVFGLVLFNYVPNLIAEYTQRAMGSHDSTRINLVSEIIKMVIFLGYVGLIGLLPDIRRVFQYHGAEHKAINTLEAEQTLNMENCKNQTRLHPRCGTSFAIIVLLLGLLTFTFVPRYPITGGKQGIPIVDVSVRFLIELMILPLIAGVAYELLRFAGKFRNQGLVNLFFKPGIWSQYLTTREPDETQIEVSLAALKSVLRAEEMNGVHPEEEVNALESAPIVVPTNPL, encoded by the coding sequence ATGCCTCAGGGCGAATATCTGCAGTACGGGGGCCAAGCCATCGTCGAAGGCGTGATGATGCGGTCTCCCCGTTTTTTCTGCATCGCATGCCGCGCGCCTAACGGCCAAATCGTCCTCCAAACCGAGGCGATCGAGAAAACCTGGATCGGACGCCAGAAGTGGCTGAAGAAGCCGCTCCTTCGCGGATCGCTGGCACTGCTCGATGCCATGGCGTTGGGGTCGCGGGCGATGAAGTTCGCCACGCACATCCAGATCGATCCGGCTTATCTGCCAGTGGACGAGTCGGCGACGGCAACTCCCGCTGCCGCCCCGGCGGCGCAGGGGCCAAGCAAGAAGGTTCAAGACATCACCGTCGCCTCTACGATGGTCGTCGCCATCGTTTTCGGGTTGGTGCTGTTCAACTATGTGCCGAACCTGATCGCCGAGTACACCCAGCGGGCGATGGGGAGCCACGACTCCACGCGGATCAACTTGGTCTCGGAGATCATTAAGATGGTGATCTTCCTCGGGTACGTGGGCTTGATTGGCTTGTTGCCCGATATCCGCCGCGTGTTTCAATATCATGGAGCGGAGCACAAGGCGATCAACACCCTGGAGGCGGAGCAGACGCTCAATATGGAGAACTGCAAGAATCAAACGCGGCTCCATCCCAGGTGCGGAACGAGCTTCGCGATCATCGTGCTGCTTCTCGGCCTTCTCACGTTCACTTTCGTGCCCCGTTACCCGATTACCGGAGGCAAGCAGGGAATTCCGATCGTCGACGTAAGCGTTCGATTCTTGATCGAGCTTATGATCCTGCCGCTTATCGCGGGGGTAGCGTACGAACTACTAAGATTCGCCGGTAAGTTCCGGAACCAGGGATTGGTTAATCTTTTCTTCAAGCCCGGAATCTGGAGCCAGTATCTGACCACACGCGAACCGGACGAGACGCAGATCGAGGTATCGCTCGCCGCGCTTAAGTCGGTTTTGCGAGCCGAGGAGATGAACGGGGTCCATCCAGAAGAGGAAGTGAACGCCCTCGAAAGCGCTCCGATCGTCGTTCCAACGAATCCGTTATAG
- the scpB gene encoding SMC-Scp complex subunit ScpB produces MDPVDQILALLFVADAPASLASLAAPLGYTEGQVEQALELLDKRLKKSGPLQLVTLAGGYQISTKPAYAEIVSAFLKPQRQRLSRSLMEVLAIIAYKQPMTMAEIDAVRGVQSDYSVKALLERRLVQETGRRATPGRPVLYGTSAQFLHQFNMSDLSQLPPLESEPRALEARVDELE; encoded by the coding sequence TTGGACCCGGTTGATCAGATTCTTGCGCTTTTGTTCGTTGCCGATGCACCGGCATCGCTCGCCTCTCTGGCGGCTCCCCTGGGCTATACCGAGGGGCAAGTGGAGCAGGCGCTGGAGCTCCTGGATAAGCGGCTCAAGAAGTCGGGGCCATTGCAACTGGTAACGCTAGCAGGGGGCTATCAGATATCGACGAAGCCGGCATATGCGGAAATCGTCTCGGCGTTTCTCAAGCCGCAACGGCAACGGCTAAGCCGGAGTCTGATGGAAGTACTGGCGATCATCGCTTACAAGCAGCCTATGACGATGGCGGAAATCGATGCCGTGCGGGGCGTGCAGAGCGATTACAGCGTGAAGGCATTGCTGGAGCGGCGGCTTGTTCAGGAGACCGGGCGCAGGGCAACTCCAGGCCGTCCCGTGCTTTACGGAACGTCTGCGCAGTTTTTACATCAATTCAATATGAGCGATCTTTCGCAGCTTCCTCCCTTGGAGAGCGAGCCGCGAGCCTTGGAAGCACGAGTCGACGAATTGGAATAG
- a CDS encoding D-alanyl-D-alanine carboxypeptidase family protein: protein MKGFRNLLVTVALAIPFTGHALDVVAKSAIIIDATTGKVLWAKDAETPRYPASTTKIMTGLLLIENRLPTDIITAPGDVMNVKEASMHLKPFERVSARDMLYALMLRSANDGCYAVACDIAGSVPKFAQMMNERARQIGCTHTHFDNPNGLNDPLHYTSAHDLARIAREAMKRPEFREVVRTYKKSISRSINSKDCTMVNHNKWLPKDPTADGIKTGYTVPAGHCYVGSATRNGYRVITVVMNSPHWQQDHQNMLKWAFDGYARLPLVQKDSEVGTPPVLGGVKDKVAVATVESVDSLVSRAKLPPNGQPPMRTEFAEPLRAPIKRGQVVGTLVVTDPEGFEQRVPIAATEDVAEATLLPSPGKGSGNFAMLGGALVLGGIVFRGRARRSRYSTQAVRPRSS, encoded by the coding sequence ATGAAAGGATTCCGCAATCTTCTCGTAACGGTGGCCCTCGCAATCCCCTTCACGGGGCACGCGCTGGACGTCGTTGCCAAAAGCGCCATCATCATCGACGCTACAACCGGGAAGGTCCTGTGGGCCAAAGATGCGGAGACTCCGCGCTACCCCGCCAGTACGACGAAGATCATGACGGGGCTTCTCCTGATCGAGAATCGTCTTCCCACGGACATCATCACCGCGCCGGGCGACGTGATGAACGTGAAAGAGGCGAGCATGCATCTGAAGCCTTTTGAGAGGGTTTCGGCGCGCGATATGCTTTACGCTCTGATGCTGCGGAGTGCGAACGACGGCTGCTACGCAGTGGCGTGCGACATCGCGGGCTCCGTCCCCAAGTTTGCGCAGATGATGAACGAACGGGCGCGGCAGATCGGGTGCACCCATACGCACTTCGATAACCCCAACGGCCTGAACGATCCGCTCCACTACACATCGGCGCACGATCTGGCCCGGATCGCCCGAGAGGCGATGAAGAGGCCCGAATTCCGCGAGGTGGTGCGCACTTACAAAAAGTCGATTTCCCGAAGCATCAATTCCAAGGATTGCACGATGGTGAACCACAATAAGTGGCTTCCCAAGGACCCAACGGCGGACGGGATCAAGACCGGCTACACGGTGCCGGCCGGGCACTGCTACGTCGGGAGCGCGACCCGAAACGGGTACCGTGTCATTACCGTGGTGATGAACTCCCCTCATTGGCAGCAAGATCACCAGAACATGCTGAAGTGGGCCTTCGACGGCTACGCCCGACTTCCGCTGGTGCAAAAGGATTCAGAAGTTGGCACTCCCCCAGTATTGGGCGGAGTCAAGGATAAGGTGGCGGTGGCCACGGTTGAGAGCGTGGACAGCCTTGTATCACGGGCCAAGCTGCCCCCGAACGGTCAGCCTCCAATGCGGACCGAGTTCGCAGAGCCGCTTAGGGCGCCGATCAAGCGTGGTCAGGTGGTCGGCACATTGGTCGTCACCGACCCTGAAGGGTTCGAGCAGAGAGTGCCCATCGCCGCGACGGAAGACGTCGCGGAAGCGACTCTCTTGCCTTCGCCCGGGAAAGGGTCGGGCAACTTTGCGATGCTGGGTGGAGCGCTGGTGCTCGGCGGCATCGTCTTTAGAGGACGCGCAAGGAGGTCTCGGTATAGCACGCAAGCAGTTCGACCGCGCAGCTCCTAA
- a CDS encoding pseudouridine synthase has product MTQRMGVKPAPKRETVDDGMERLHVRIAHSGLCSRRAAEKLILEGRVEVNGNIVAELGYKVAETDEVRVDGQSIRTTKTYTILLNKPSGVVTTLNDPQGRPTIVKYMPDYGVQLKPVGRLDMDTEGLLLCTNDGELAHRLSHPRYGVEKEYQAVVLGIVGEEAMEKLRTGVFVEGKKTSPAKVELIHAEPKTNTTGLRITIHEGRKRQVRLMCETVGHLVKSLKRTRYGPLKLKGMRVGEARLLGKKEVDDLRQLVGLEIT; this is encoded by the coding sequence ATGACCCAGCGGATGGGCGTCAAGCCGGCGCCTAAGCGGGAAACCGTCGACGACGGTATGGAGCGGCTTCACGTTCGAATCGCGCACTCGGGCCTCTGCTCTCGCCGGGCGGCGGAAAAGCTGATTCTAGAGGGGCGGGTCGAGGTGAACGGCAACATCGTCGCCGAGCTCGGCTACAAAGTCGCGGAAACCGACGAGGTACGGGTCGATGGACAGTCGATCCGGACGACGAAGACCTATACGATCTTACTGAATAAGCCGTCCGGGGTGGTGACGACGCTAAACGATCCGCAGGGACGGCCGACGATCGTCAAGTACATGCCCGACTACGGCGTCCAGCTCAAGCCGGTCGGCCGCCTCGACATGGACACCGAGGGGCTCCTCCTGTGTACTAACGACGGCGAGTTGGCGCATCGCCTATCGCACCCTCGCTACGGAGTTGAGAAGGAATATCAAGCGGTAGTGCTCGGCATTGTGGGCGAAGAGGCGATGGAGAAGCTGCGGACCGGCGTTTTCGTTGAAGGGAAGAAGACCTCCCCGGCAAAGGTGGAGCTGATCCACGCCGAACCGAAGACAAACACCACCGGCTTGCGAATCACCATCCACGAGGGCCGGAAGCGCCAGGTGCGTCTGATGTGCGAAACCGTCGGACACTTGGTGAAATCGCTAAAGCGAACACGGTACGGCCCGCTGAAGCTAAAGGGAATGCGAGTTGGGGAGGCACGGTTGCTCGGTAAGAAAGAAGTCGACGACCTGCGACAACTTGTCGGGTTGGAAATCACTTAG